A single region of the Spartobacteria bacterium genome encodes:
- a CDS encoding response regulator has protein sequence MRVLVADDNVAVRELLKRYLLSWQYDVIEAVDGMDAWQIMRNDPPDIAVLDWMMPGVDGLALCDQYNELSDVPFIYFILLTAKNEKADLIYALSHGVHDYQTKPVDKDELFGRLAVARRLIDAQRKAIHATRQVERFRQNVEHLEQLADERAKQLIHADRLISLGTLSAGMAHEISNALGYICDGAYELQYQLDHVQPLLRVAVETAAPNHKKDMTDFLVQCPSSVESIHEGINKVVNIVELNFPHFLPSANHAATPKTEAKIYFPASLSASG, from the coding sequence ATGAGAGTATTGGTTGCGGATGACAATGTAGCTGTTAGAGAATTGTTAAAGCGGTATTTACTATCGTGGCAGTATGATGTTATCGAGGCGGTCGACGGTATGGATGCATGGCAGATTATGCGCAATGATCCGCCGGATATAGCTGTGCTTGACTGGATGATGCCTGGTGTGGATGGTCTTGCACTTTGTGATCAGTACAACGAATTGAGTGATGTCCCCTTTATTTATTTTATCCTGCTTACTGCCAAAAATGAGAAAGCGGATTTGATTTATGCCCTGTCCCATGGTGTGCACGATTATCAGACTAAGCCTGTTGACAAGGATGAACTCTTCGGTCGGCTGGCCGTTGCTCGTCGCCTGATTGATGCGCAGCGAAAGGCGATCCATGCCACCCGGCAGGTTGAGCGCTTTCGACAAAATGTTGAGCATCTGGAGCAGCTCGCGGACGAGAGGGCGAAACAGCTTATTCATGCGGATCGATTGATTTCGCTGGGCACCCTGTCGGCCGGAATGGCTCACGAAATAAGCAATGCTTTAGGATACATCTGTGATGGTGCTTATGAGCTGCAGTATCAGCTGGATCACGTGCAGCCGTTGTTGCGTGTCGCAGTGGAAACGGCTGCGCCGAATCACAAAAAAGACATGACTGATTTTCTGGTGCAATGTCCTTCGTCCGTGGAATCAATCCACGAGGGAATCAATAAAGTCGTAAACATTGTCGAACTAAACTTTCCCCATTTTCTACCGTCCGCGAATCATGCAGCAACCCCGAAAACTGAGGCCAAAATATATTTTCCGGCAAGTTTGAGTGCATCCGGG
- a CDS encoding asparagine synthase B → MCGILAILDIKNNSDELRSRALEMVKKIRHRGPDWSGVFSDDHAVLAHERLSIVDVETGAQPLYNTQTGAVLAVNGEIYNHRELHQKKLNRNHDWQTKSDCEVILYLYEEYGTAFLNQLNGIFAFVLYDPKKQTYLVARDHMGIIPLYMGWDEKGHLYIASEMKALIDTCNKIQEFPAGHLYEGTAKELTCWYHPEWMDTIPEKRVDLAELREALEAAVKRQLMCDVPYGLLISGGVDSSIIAAIAAKYSQRRVESDDYDAAWWPRMHSFSVGLKGSPDLAAAKKVADHIGTVHHEVYFTVQEGLDAIRDVIYHLETFDVTTIRAATPMYLMSRKIKAFGIKMILSGEGADEIFGGYLYFHKAPNAVEFHEELVRKLSALHLYDCLRANKSTAAWGLEARVPFLDKEFMDVAMNINPEDKLCGGGKVEKGILRQAFEGYVPSEILWRQKEQFSDGVGYSWIDNLKDIANETVTDEMLAEADHRFRVKPPRTKEEYRYRTIFEEFFPLNDAAECIPVGPSIACSTPTAIRWDASFANMADPSGRAVLNVHQDGVDHI, encoded by the coding sequence ATGTGCGGAATACTCGCCATACTTGACATAAAAAACAACAGTGATGAATTACGCTCACGCGCTCTGGAGATGGTAAAAAAGATCCGTCACCGCGGGCCTGACTGGAGCGGTGTATTCTCTGATGATCATGCGGTGCTTGCGCATGAACGCCTTTCTATCGTAGACGTGGAGACGGGTGCACAACCGCTTTATAACACACAGACAGGGGCTGTGCTTGCCGTAAACGGCGAGATTTACAATCACCGCGAACTGCATCAGAAAAAACTCAACAGGAATCATGACTGGCAAACCAAATCCGACTGCGAAGTCATCCTTTACCTCTATGAAGAATATGGAACAGCATTCCTGAACCAGCTCAACGGGATCTTTGCCTTTGTTCTATACGATCCGAAAAAACAGACCTATCTTGTTGCCCGGGATCATATGGGCATTATTCCCCTGTATATGGGCTGGGACGAAAAAGGGCATCTGTACATCGCTTCTGAAATGAAAGCACTTATTGATACCTGTAATAAAATTCAGGAATTTCCTGCCGGTCATCTATATGAAGGAACGGCTAAGGAACTAACCTGCTGGTATCATCCGGAATGGATGGATACAATCCCCGAAAAACGCGTCGATCTGGCCGAACTGCGCGAAGCGCTGGAAGCGGCTGTAAAACGCCAGCTAATGTGCGATGTGCCCTATGGTCTGCTGATTTCCGGCGGTGTGGATTCATCCATCATTGCGGCTATCGCAGCCAAGTACAGCCAGCGCCGTGTGGAAAGTGACGATTACGATGCCGCATGGTGGCCGCGTATGCACTCCTTTTCTGTAGGACTGAAAGGCAGTCCCGATCTGGCGGCAGCCAAAAAAGTGGCCGATCATATCGGCACGGTTCATCATGAAGTCTATTTCACCGTGCAGGAAGGTCTGGATGCCATCCGCGATGTGATTTATCATCTCGAAACCTTTGATGTAACCACCATTCGTGCGGCGACACCGATGTATCTGATGTCCCGTAAAATCAAAGCCTTCGGCATCAAGATGATTCTCTCCGGCGAAGGGGCCGATGAAATCTTCGGCGGCTATCTCTATTTTCATAAAGCACCAAATGCCGTAGAATTCCACGAAGAACTCGTAAGGAAACTTTCGGCATTGCATCTCTACGACTGCCTGCGTGCCAACAAATCCACGGCCGCGTGGGGCTTAGAAGCCCGTGTTCCTTTCCTCGACAAGGAATTCATGGATGTCGCCATGAACATCAATCCTGAGGACAAATTATGCGGCGGCGGGAAAGTGGAAAAAGGGATTCTCCGGCAGGCCTTCGAAGGATATGTACCCAGTGAAATTCTCTGGCGTCAGAAAGAGCAGTTTTCCGATGGTGTAGGCTACAGCTGGATTGATAATCTTAAGGACATCGCCAACGAAACCGTAACCGATGAAATGCTGGCAGAAGCCGATCATCGCTTCCGTGTCAAACCGCCGCGCACCAAAGAAGAATATCGCTATCGTACGATTTTCGAAGAATTCTTCCCCCTCAATGATGCCGCCGAATGCATTCCTGTCGGACCGAGCATTGCCTGCAGTACTCCCACAGCGATACGCTGGGATGCCAGCTTTGCAAACATGGCTGATCCATCAGGACGCGCCGTGCTCAACGTGCATCAGGACGGCGTCGATCATATTTAA
- a CDS encoding sigma-70 family RNA polymerase sigma factor gives MANRKKNASSQSLSVTEEKYRKELHTLSVAIPYADNARETYESGTFTPVIIRQPREYHPSDIFSRLSPVARFLAMRGMVDILKQEHMFALFQEIYWCVYQVRTLATHAETMGIDELQKNVQRSRKLISEIEAAEEELFIANRRLIVSCAKPFFWVGHVWITDFLQEGSKALTNAIRKYDHMRGIPFYPYGQTAIRNRLRNYFRDHVRSGALGLRPSKEMEAIRCVIHEWEKENKEPPGVDVIARLCHLPKEVVARQLPFAKQWDTIPLPAISLDADITDDAGSLYDFVEDKESCDASEEMQKTEIWQMVDQLPPRDKLILRYRYLEGKTLEETGNELHLTRARIKQIQDEALKKLHRIFTGTGR, from the coding sequence GTGGCGAACAGGAAGAAAAACGCTTCTTCACAATCCCTATCAGTCACAGAAGAAAAATACAGGAAAGAACTGCACACGCTTTCTGTAGCGATTCCCTATGCGGATAATGCAAGGGAAACCTACGAAAGTGGAACCTTTACACCAGTCATCATCCGGCAACCACGAGAATATCACCCGAGTGATATCTTTTCACGGCTCTCCCCCGTCGCCCGCTTTCTGGCGATGCGCGGCATGGTTGATATCCTTAAACAGGAACACATGTTCGCCCTCTTTCAAGAAATTTACTGGTGTGTATACCAGGTGCGCACCCTTGCAACCCATGCGGAAACAATGGGTATCGATGAACTCCAGAAAAATGTCCAGCGATCCCGAAAATTGATATCGGAAATCGAAGCGGCGGAAGAAGAATTATTTATTGCCAATCGCCGACTCATCGTAAGTTGTGCGAAACCCTTCTTCTGGGTGGGACATGTCTGGATTACTGATTTCTTGCAAGAAGGCTCCAAGGCATTAACCAATGCGATTCGTAAATACGACCACATGCGGGGTATCCCCTTTTATCCCTATGGCCAAACGGCCATTCGTAACCGCCTGCGCAACTATTTTCGCGATCACGTACGCTCCGGTGCCCTCGGGTTGCGACCGTCGAAAGAGATGGAAGCCATTCGCTGTGTCATCCATGAATGGGAAAAGGAAAATAAAGAGCCACCCGGGGTGGACGTCATTGCACGCCTTTGCCACCTGCCAAAAGAAGTGGTAGCCCGCCAGCTACCTTTTGCGAAACAATGGGATACAATCCCTCTCCCTGCGATTTCACTGGATGCCGACATTACGGACGATGCAGGCAGTCTCTACGATTTTGTTGAAGACAAAGAATCCTGCGATGCATCAGAAGAAATGCAGAAAACCGAAATATGGCAGATGGTCGATCAGCTGCCGCCACGCGACAAATTGATTTTGAGATATCGTTATCTCGAAGGAAAAACGCTGGAAGAAACCGGAAATGAACTGCATCTGACCCGAGCTCGTATCAAACAGATCCAGGATGAAGCCCTAAAAAAGCTCCATCGCATCTTTACAGGAACCGGTCGCTAA
- a CDS encoding glutamate--tRNA ligase, which produces MTVRTRIAPSPTGAPHIGTAYIALFNYAFAKHHGGEFILRIEDTDQTRCTRESEQAIFDALRWVGIPWSEGPDVGGACGPYRQSERLDLYKQYTNELIEKGAAYPCFCTGERLNDLRKEQMANKLSLGYDGLCASLSKEEVQRRIAAGESYVIRMRVPDEGECCFKDRLRGEVRIPWSQVDDQILMKTDGFPTYHIANVVDDHLMGITHVIRGEEWISSTPKHVLLYQLFGWDAPEFIHLPLLRNPDKSKLSKRKNPTSIMYYQDAGILPQALRNYLGLLAYSMPDGSEDFGMDAFCDAFDIDRISLGGPVFDITKLKSFNGRAIRKLDSEALLERLKAWLFNDDALLKIMPLVLPRLDTLADFIPKASFLFTDELVYNKEDLLTKGLDTAQVPVLLKIAQWEFEKMGPWTADFISGVFNTISEKEDIKFKKLLEPFFIAMSGQKVALPLFESMEILGRDMVLRRLQYALDGLPAAHALSAKKLKKLQGDYIQRYGV; this is translated from the coding sequence ATGACTGTTCGCACACGTATTGCCCCGTCACCAACGGGGGCTCCTCACATTGGCACGGCATACATCGCTCTGTTTAATTATGCCTTTGCAAAGCATCACGGCGGCGAATTTATTTTGCGCATTGAGGACACGGATCAGACGCGTTGTACACGTGAATCCGAGCAGGCCATCTTCGATGCACTGCGCTGGGTGGGCATTCCTTGGTCGGAAGGGCCGGATGTGGGTGGCGCATGTGGGCCCTATCGCCAGAGCGAGCGACTGGACTTGTACAAACAATATACCAATGAGCTGATTGAAAAAGGGGCGGCCTATCCCTGTTTCTGTACAGGGGAACGATTAAATGATTTACGCAAAGAACAGATGGCTAATAAATTGTCGTTGGGATATGACGGTTTATGCGCGTCTTTAAGTAAGGAAGAGGTGCAACGTCGCATTGCCGCTGGTGAGTCGTATGTGATTCGCATGCGGGTGCCGGACGAAGGAGAGTGCTGTTTTAAAGATCGTCTTCGGGGAGAGGTTCGTATTCCCTGGTCTCAGGTGGATGATCAGATTTTGATGAAAACCGATGGGTTCCCAACCTATCATATTGCCAATGTGGTGGATGATCATCTGATGGGGATTACCCATGTGATACGTGGTGAAGAATGGATCAGTTCGACGCCGAAGCACGTGTTGCTGTATCAGCTGTTTGGTTGGGACGCGCCCGAATTCATTCATCTGCCGTTACTGCGTAATCCGGATAAATCTAAATTGTCGAAACGCAAAAATCCTACCAGTATCATGTATTATCAGGATGCGGGCATCCTGCCTCAGGCTCTGCGCAATTATTTAGGTCTCCTGGCCTACAGCATGCCGGACGGATCAGAAGATTTTGGCATGGATGCTTTTTGTGACGCCTTCGATATCGATCGGATTAGTTTAGGCGGGCCGGTCTTTGATATTACCAAATTAAAAAGTTTTAATGGTCGCGCGATTCGTAAGTTAGATTCTGAAGCACTGCTGGAACGCCTGAAAGCATGGTTGTTCAACGATGATGCCTTGCTGAAAATCATGCCGCTGGTTCTGCCGCGACTGGATACGCTCGCCGATTTCATTCCCAAAGCCTCCTTTTTATTCACCGATGAACTGGTTTATAATAAAGAAGATTTGCTGACCAAGGGACTGGATACCGCGCAGGTGCCGGTTTTGTTAAAGATTGCACAGTGGGAGTTTGAAAAGATGGGGCCATGGACTGCCGATTTTATTTCGGGTGTCTTTAATACGATTTCTGAAAAAGAGGACATTAAATTCAAGAAATTACTGGAACCCTTTTTTATCGCTATGAGCGGTCAGAAAGTAGCACTCCCGTTGTTTGAAAGCATGGAGATTCTCGGTCGTGATATGGTGTTGCGGCGTTTACAGTACGCGTTGGACGGGCTACCGGCGGCGCATGCGTTATCTGCAAAGAAACTGAAGAAGCTGCAGGGTGATTATATACAGCGCTACGGGGTATAA